Proteins found in one Neurospora crassa OR74A linkage group II, whole genome shotgun sequence genomic segment:
- a CDS encoding mannosylphosphate transferase: protein MWSSLTPARRQATTTSWRDRLLTLLMALTFVLSSLASPLPIEGAVVKANNNDAVSQPQAQAQAKAEVRQFSAPAQAQEAEPATATTSDDTTNTNTDDDDPLLPERKYFHEPGWTEELSHYDTRFFTSPVPYDPHLVHLRHLIRSYLLMTSSRSLTTWLAHGTLLGWYWNGAIMPWDYDLDVQVSNITLGQMARDWNQTTFDYVYTLSEEEEKEGLGKQGEVTVKKYLLDVNPYWAQRTRLEGMNVIDARWIDMENGMYVDITGLSEDREETGTRQGVWSDKNYHGYGTRQIWPLRRTEFEGVEAWVPWDVEEILKEEYGVKSLTEESFAGHQFDHGRKQWVKTELA, encoded by the exons ATGTGGTCTTCACTAACACCAGCACGAAGACAAGCCACAACGACATCATGGAGGGATCGCCTATTGACCCTCCTCATGGCCTTGACCTTCGTCCTATCCTCACTTGCCAGCCCCCTCCCAATTGAAGGTGCCGTCGTCaaagccaacaacaacgatgCCGTCTCTCagccccaagcccaagcccaagccaaAGCCGAAGTCAGGCAATTCTCAGCACCAGCGCAAGCGCAAGAGGCCGAACCAGCCACCGCCACTACTTCCGATGACacgaccaacaccaacacagacgacgacgaccctctcctccccgaACGCAAATACTTCCACGAACCCGGCTGGACCGAAGAGCTCAGTCACTACGACACCCGCTTCTTCACCTCGCCCGTCCCTTACGACCCCCACCTCGTGCACCTGCGCCACCTCATCCGGTCCTACCTGCTCATGACCTCGTCGCGCTCCTTGACCACCTGGCTGGCACACGGCACGCTGCTCGGGTGGTACTGGAACGGCGCCATCATGCCGTGGGACTATGATCTCGACGTGCAAGTCAGCAACATCACGCTGGGGCAGATGGCGCGGGACTGGAACCAGACGACGTTCGATTACGTGTACACCCTttcggaagaagaggaaaaagaaggactGGGCAAACAGGGCGAGGTCACTGTCAAAAAGTACTTGTTGGATGTGAACCCGTACTGGGCGCAGAGGACGAGGTTGGAGGGGATGAATGTGATTGATGCGCGGTGGATCGACATGGAGAATGGTATGTATGTGGACATTACGGGCTTGAGTGAGGATCGCGAAGAGACGGGGACAAGACAAGGGGTGTGGAGTGATAAGAATTATCATGGCTATGGGACGAGACAGATTTGGCCACTGAGGAGGACGGAGTTCGAGGGCGTGGAGGCGTGGGTGCCGTGGGATGTGGAGGAGATTCTGAAGGAGGAGTATGGGGTGAAGAGTTTGACGGAGGAGTCGTTCGCTGG ACATCAATTTGACCATGGGCGGAAACAGTGGGTGAAGACGGAGTTGGCGTAG